The following coding sequences lie in one Apium graveolens cultivar Ventura chromosome 1, ASM990537v1, whole genome shotgun sequence genomic window:
- the LOC141713180 gene encoding zinc finger BED domain-containing protein RICESLEEPER 2-like, with product MLDVALKFEKAFTRYEEEDDKFLSYFLEKENGKKMIGPPTCVDWECATVFVKFLSIFYEVTLKFSSTLQVTSNNFYHEICEIHTQLSDSEVISDPLLSGMAVSMKEKYNKYWGTAENINPLLFLAVVRDPRYNMRYLKFCFDTVYNAETVAKLVVKVESVLQCLYACYDVEVDGKSNKDTKLDSLSKSDGKETRRRLLESYLQYQQTFVSEKKNDLERYLVDEPLNPMIAPFDILQWWKANSGKYKILSMMARDVLAIPVLTVASESTFSTSGRILDSFRSSLSPKMVEALVCTQSWLRGNHGCLTSRGYLDETHIYDFLDKDNVKKTKKKETSSKENVVNVDD from the exons ATGTTGGATGTTGCTCTCAAATTTGAAAAAGCCTTCACAAGGTACGAAGAGGAAGATGATAAGTTTTTAAGTTATtttttggaaaaagaaaatgggAAGAAGATGATTGGGCCTCCTACTTGTGTTGATTGGGAGTGTGCCACTGTATTTGTCAAATTTCTCTCCATATTTTATGAAGTAACTCTGAAATTCAGTAGCACTTTACAAGTGACTTCTAACAACTTTTATCACGAGATATGTGAAATTCATACCCAGCTGAGTGATTCAGAAGTTATTAGTGACCCTTTATTATCTGGTATGGCTGTGAGCATGAAGGAAAAGTATAACAAATACTGGGGCACTGCAGAAAACATCAATCCTCTATTATTTTTAGCTGTTGTGCGTGATCCAAGGTACAATATGAGGTACTTAAAATTCTGTTTTGACACTGTTTATAATGCTGAGACCGTTGCAAAGCTTGTCGTCAAGGTGGAATCAGTTCTTCAGTGTTTGTATGCTTGCTATGATGTCGAGGTTGATGGCAAAAGTAACAAG GACACCAAACTTGATTCCCTATCAAAGAGTGATGGCAAGGAAACACGGAGGAGACTACTGGAAAGCTATTTACAGTACCAACAAACATTTGTTAGCGAAAAAAAAAATGATCTTGAAAGGTATTTGGTGGATGAACCATTAAACCCGATGATTGCTCCTTTTGATATCCTACAGTGGTGGAAAGCTAATTCTGGTAAGTATAAGATCTTATCTATGATGGCTAGAGATGTGTTAGCTATACCTGTTTTGACAGTAGCATCAGAATCAACATTCAGTACTAGTGGTCGTATTTTGGACTCGTTTAGGAGTTCTTTAAGCCCAAAAATGGTAGAGGCATTGGTTTGCACCCAAAGTTGGCTCAGGGGAAATCATGGGTGTCTTACTTCAAGGGGGTATCTCGATGAAACTCATATATATGATTTTCTCGATAAAG ACAATGTGAAGAAAACTAAGAAGAAAGAAACCTCTTCGAAGGAGAATGTCGTCAATGTTGATGACTGA